A single genomic interval of Odontesthes bonariensis isolate fOdoBon6 chromosome 3, fOdoBon6.hap1, whole genome shotgun sequence harbors:
- the smpd4 gene encoding sphingomyelin phosphodiesterase 4 isoform X4, with the protein METRFHVKAAETLTFFQGQKLQVGSEWIVHADRNTHGSRMAAPTLQQPSFLLANLKADSTTKPLLHRCQDLVKIIDEYPAKELHLVFPWLVETVFGSLDGVIAGWNLRLLHPRNNEYHVVMDFLNPSGPMMKLVYKLQAEEYKYEVPVNYLPGPVKACIQEGVLPDCPLFHNKLQFPLSGVLTLNLALNPFEFFMFNFAFCLITPKNCPPGHQGSSTDSAYFVLVDMFLKYFLPTEGSVPPSPFSDSRGSVTAPSPRSSSVSFAGYGVHSPSLLKHHIFHQPSVNADPAAQEIWRSETLLQMFVEVWLHHYSLEMYQKLQSPQLALLQYRLSMSSMPCQPHAPPGSGTLHTYQEPFGPSEEHVLVVRLLVKHLHAFSNSLKPEQLSSPPAAHSHASPLEEFKRVVVQRFVQQKLYLFLQHCFGHWPLDASFRAVLETWLSYVQPWRYTGEKSNPAPDQSRTVPDKWEAFAQENLLMYTKLFQGFLNRAVRTDLVNAKNALMVFRVAKVFAQPNLAEMIQKGEQLFLEPEHVLHHRQPRGYLTPSQGGGGFLSSRQRLVTDMVFKVKSHVYSLEGQDCQYKQMFGSEFRGAVMKLIQIIAQARQTAKRISDQSSEVAANNSFLSWFGLGSSDVNNTFAEPEDSGECLKKTHEFLDRALENLCQIFKLNQGQLTQLLSNLSCSQDDGHSRQLPDCIQAEGGPVLTELGRRQIINGLRRFDIQYQGDPELQPIRSYESALLVRLLFRVSSLANDRLGGHMTALCSRPDFLGRLGRRYLADPACNPRLSPMSRRQLNRQPRLSLRPLASYRTLLLLLLFYALGALLALGPLSSTALLLTGGLLYGVLMALLGDKLKTH; encoded by the exons ATGGAAACGCGGTTTCATGTCAAAGCAGCCGAAACTTTAACTTTCTTCCAGGGGCAAAAG CTCCAGGTGGGATCAGAGTGGATTGTTCATGCAGATAGAAACACACACGGGTCCCGCATGGCTGCTCCAACGTTACAACAGCCCAGTTTCCTACTG GCCAACCTTAAAGCGGATTCCACCACCAAACCTCTCCTCCACCGATGCCAGGATCTGGTGAAGATCATAGACGAGTATCCTGCAAAG gAGCTGCACCTGGTCTTTCCCTGGCTGGTGGAGACTGTGTTCGGCAGCCTGGACGGCGTCATCGCTGGCTGGAACCTGCGCCTGCTTCATCCTCGGAACAACGAGTACCACGTGGTCATGGACTTCCTGAACCCCAG tGGCCCGATGATGAAGCTGGTGTATAAACTCCAAGCTGAAGAGTACAAATATGAAGTTCCTGTCAACTATCTCCCG GGTCCCGTGAAGGCCTGCATCCAGGAGGGAGTCCTGCCCGACTGCCCGCTGTTCCACAACAAGCTGCAGTTCCCCCTGTCGGGCGTCCTGACTCTGAACCTCGCTCTCA atccTTTTGAATTCTTCATGTTTAACTTCGCCTTCTGTCTCATCACACCGAAG AACTGTCCTCCAGGCCACCAGGGGAGCTCCACTGACAGCGCCTACTTCGTGCTGGTGGACATGTTCCTGAAGTACTTCCTCCCCACCGAAGGCAGCGTGCCGCCCTCTCCGTTCTCCGACTCCAGAGGCTCCGTCACCGCTCCGTCACCGAG ATCCTCCAGCGTGTCCTTTGCTGGTTATGGCGTGCACAGCCCCAGCCTCCTGAAGCATCACATCTTCCATCAGCCCTCCGTGAACGCCGACCCCGCAGCTCAGGAGATCTGGAGGTCCGAGACGCTGTTACAG ATGTTTGTGGAGGTCTGGCTGCACCACTACTCCCTGGAGATGTACCAGAAGCTGCAGTCTCCCCAG CTGGCGCTGCTGCAGTACCGCCTCAGTATGTCCAGCATGCCGTGCCAACCCCACGCCCCACCAGGCTCTGGGACCCTCCACACCTACCAA GAGCCCTTCGGCCCGTCGGAGGAGCACGTGCTGGTGGTGCGTCTGCTGGTGAAGCATCTGCACGCCTTCTCCAACAGCCTGAAGCCCGAGCAGCTGTCCTCGCCGCCCGCCGCCCACTCGCACGCCAGCCCGCTGGAGGAGTTCAAGAG GGTGGTGGTGCAGCGCTTCGTGCAGCAGAAGCTTTACCTGTTCCTGCAGCACTGCTTCGGGCACTGGCCTCTGGACGCCTCCTTCAGAGCg GTGCTGGAGACGTGGCTGAGCTACGTCCAGCCGTGGAGATACACCGGGGAGAAGAGCAACCCTGCGCCCGACCAGAGCAGAACCGTCCCTGATAAATG GGAGGCGTTCGCTCAGGAGAACCTGCTGATGTACACCAAGCTGTTCCAGGGCTTCCTGAACCGAGCCGTCAGGACGGATCTGGTCAACGCCAAAAACGCCCTGATGGTGTTCAGGGTGGCCAAAGTGTTCGCTCAGCCCAACCTGGCAGAGATGATCCAGAAGG GAGAGCAGCTGTTCCTGGAGCCGGAGCACGTGCTCCACCACCGGCAGCCCCGCGGCTACCTGACGCCCAGCCAAGGGGGCGGCGGCTTCCTGTCGTCACGGCAACGGCTGGTGACGGACATGGTGTTCAAAGTGAAGAGCCACGTCTACTCCCTGGAGGGACAAGACTGTCAGTACAAGCAGATGTTCGGCAGCGAGTTCAGAGGAGCG GTCATGAAGCTGATCCAGATCATCGCACAGGCCCGGCAGACGGCGAAGAGGATTTCTGATCAGTCCAGCGAGGTGGCGGCCAACAACTCGTTCCTCTCCTGGTTCGGGCTCGGCTCCTCGGATGTCAACAACACCTTCGCCGAGCCGGAGGACAGCGGCGAGTGTCTGAAGAAGACCCACGAGTTCCTGGACCGGGCTCTGGAGAACCTGTGCCAGATCTTTAAG CTGAACCAGGGTCAGCTGACCCAGCTGCTGTCCAACCTGAGCTGCTCCCAGGACGACGGCCACAGCCGGCAGCTGCCGGACTGCATCCAGGCGGAGGGCGGGCCGGTGCTGACGGAGCTGGGCCGGAGGCAG ATCATCAACGGGCTGCGCCGCTTCGACATCCAGTACCAGGGCGACCCGGAGCTGCAGCCAATCAGGAGCTACGAGAGCGCCCTGCTGGTGCGGCTCCTGTTCAGGGTCTCCTCTCTGGCCAACGACAGG CTCGGGGGCCACATGACCGCGCTCTGCTCGCGGCCGGACTTCCTGGGGCGCCTCGGGCGCCGCTACCTGGCGGATCCGGCGTGCAACCCGAGGCTGAGCCCGATGTCCCGGCGGCAGCTGAACCGGCAGCCGCGGCTGAGCCTGCGCCCGCTGGCCAGCTACCggacgctgctgctgctgctgctcttctaCGCGCTGGGGGCCCTCCTGGCGCTCGGCCCCCTCTCCAGCACGGCGCTCCTCCTCACGGGGGGGCTCCTGTACGGCGTCCTGATGGCGCTGCTCGGAGACAAACTGAAAACGCACTGA
- the smpd4 gene encoding sphingomyelin phosphodiesterase 4 isoform X6 translates to METRFHVKAAETLTFFQGQKLQVGSEWIVHADRNTHGSRMAAPTLQQPSFLLANLKADSTTKPLLHRCQDLVKIIDEYPAKELHLVFPWLVETVFGSLDGVIAGWNLRLLHPRNNEYHVVMDFLNPSGPMMKLVYKLQAEEYKYEVPVNYLPGPVKACIQEGVLPDCPLFHNKLQFPLSGVLTLNLALNPFEFFMFNFAFCLITPKNCPPGHQGSSTDSAYFVLVDMFLKYFLPTEGSVPPSPFSDSRGSVTAPSPRSSSVSFAGYGVHSPSLLKHHIFHQPSVNADPAAQEIWRSETLLQMFVEVWLHHYSLEMYQKLQSPQEPFGPSEEHVLVVRLLVKHLHAFSNSLKPEQLSSPPAAHSHASPLEEFKRVVVQRFVQQKLYLFLQHCFGHWPLDASFRAVLETWLSYVQPWRYTGEKSNPAPDQSRTVPDKWEAFAQENLLMYTKLFQGFLNRAVRTDLVNAKNALMVFRVAKVFAQPNLAEMIQKGEQLFLEPEHVLHHRQPRGYLTPSQGGGGFLSSRQRLVTDMVFKVKSHVYSLEGQDCQYKQMFGSEFRGAVMKLIQIIAQARQTAKRISDQSSEVAANNSFLSWFGLGSSDVNNTFAEPEDSGECLKKTHEFLDRALENLCQIFKLNQGQLTQLLSNLSCSQDDGHSRQLPDCIQAEGGPVLTELGRRQIINGLRRFDIQYQGDPELQPIRSYESALLVRLLFRVSSLANDRLGGHMTALCSRPDFLGRLGRRYLADPACNPRLSPMSRRQLNRQPRLSLRPLASYRTLLLLLLFYALGALLALGPLSSTALLLTGGLLYGVLMALLGDKLKTH, encoded by the exons ATGGAAACGCGGTTTCATGTCAAAGCAGCCGAAACTTTAACTTTCTTCCAGGGGCAAAAG CTCCAGGTGGGATCAGAGTGGATTGTTCATGCAGATAGAAACACACACGGGTCCCGCATGGCTGCTCCAACGTTACAACAGCCCAGTTTCCTACTG GCCAACCTTAAAGCGGATTCCACCACCAAACCTCTCCTCCACCGATGCCAGGATCTGGTGAAGATCATAGACGAGTATCCTGCAAAG gAGCTGCACCTGGTCTTTCCCTGGCTGGTGGAGACTGTGTTCGGCAGCCTGGACGGCGTCATCGCTGGCTGGAACCTGCGCCTGCTTCATCCTCGGAACAACGAGTACCACGTGGTCATGGACTTCCTGAACCCCAG tGGCCCGATGATGAAGCTGGTGTATAAACTCCAAGCTGAAGAGTACAAATATGAAGTTCCTGTCAACTATCTCCCG GGTCCCGTGAAGGCCTGCATCCAGGAGGGAGTCCTGCCCGACTGCCCGCTGTTCCACAACAAGCTGCAGTTCCCCCTGTCGGGCGTCCTGACTCTGAACCTCGCTCTCA atccTTTTGAATTCTTCATGTTTAACTTCGCCTTCTGTCTCATCACACCGAAG AACTGTCCTCCAGGCCACCAGGGGAGCTCCACTGACAGCGCCTACTTCGTGCTGGTGGACATGTTCCTGAAGTACTTCCTCCCCACCGAAGGCAGCGTGCCGCCCTCTCCGTTCTCCGACTCCAGAGGCTCCGTCACCGCTCCGTCACCGAG ATCCTCCAGCGTGTCCTTTGCTGGTTATGGCGTGCACAGCCCCAGCCTCCTGAAGCATCACATCTTCCATCAGCCCTCCGTGAACGCCGACCCCGCAGCTCAGGAGATCTGGAGGTCCGAGACGCTGTTACAG ATGTTTGTGGAGGTCTGGCTGCACCACTACTCCCTGGAGATGTACCAGAAGCTGCAGTCTCCCCAG GAGCCCTTCGGCCCGTCGGAGGAGCACGTGCTGGTGGTGCGTCTGCTGGTGAAGCATCTGCACGCCTTCTCCAACAGCCTGAAGCCCGAGCAGCTGTCCTCGCCGCCCGCCGCCCACTCGCACGCCAGCCCGCTGGAGGAGTTCAAGAG GGTGGTGGTGCAGCGCTTCGTGCAGCAGAAGCTTTACCTGTTCCTGCAGCACTGCTTCGGGCACTGGCCTCTGGACGCCTCCTTCAGAGCg GTGCTGGAGACGTGGCTGAGCTACGTCCAGCCGTGGAGATACACCGGGGAGAAGAGCAACCCTGCGCCCGACCAGAGCAGAACCGTCCCTGATAAATG GGAGGCGTTCGCTCAGGAGAACCTGCTGATGTACACCAAGCTGTTCCAGGGCTTCCTGAACCGAGCCGTCAGGACGGATCTGGTCAACGCCAAAAACGCCCTGATGGTGTTCAGGGTGGCCAAAGTGTTCGCTCAGCCCAACCTGGCAGAGATGATCCAGAAGG GAGAGCAGCTGTTCCTGGAGCCGGAGCACGTGCTCCACCACCGGCAGCCCCGCGGCTACCTGACGCCCAGCCAAGGGGGCGGCGGCTTCCTGTCGTCACGGCAACGGCTGGTGACGGACATGGTGTTCAAAGTGAAGAGCCACGTCTACTCCCTGGAGGGACAAGACTGTCAGTACAAGCAGATGTTCGGCAGCGAGTTCAGAGGAGCG GTCATGAAGCTGATCCAGATCATCGCACAGGCCCGGCAGACGGCGAAGAGGATTTCTGATCAGTCCAGCGAGGTGGCGGCCAACAACTCGTTCCTCTCCTGGTTCGGGCTCGGCTCCTCGGATGTCAACAACACCTTCGCCGAGCCGGAGGACAGCGGCGAGTGTCTGAAGAAGACCCACGAGTTCCTGGACCGGGCTCTGGAGAACCTGTGCCAGATCTTTAAG CTGAACCAGGGTCAGCTGACCCAGCTGCTGTCCAACCTGAGCTGCTCCCAGGACGACGGCCACAGCCGGCAGCTGCCGGACTGCATCCAGGCGGAGGGCGGGCCGGTGCTGACGGAGCTGGGCCGGAGGCAG ATCATCAACGGGCTGCGCCGCTTCGACATCCAGTACCAGGGCGACCCGGAGCTGCAGCCAATCAGGAGCTACGAGAGCGCCCTGCTGGTGCGGCTCCTGTTCAGGGTCTCCTCTCTGGCCAACGACAGG CTCGGGGGCCACATGACCGCGCTCTGCTCGCGGCCGGACTTCCTGGGGCGCCTCGGGCGCCGCTACCTGGCGGATCCGGCGTGCAACCCGAGGCTGAGCCCGATGTCCCGGCGGCAGCTGAACCGGCAGCCGCGGCTGAGCCTGCGCCCGCTGGCCAGCTACCggacgctgctgctgctgctgctcttctaCGCGCTGGGGGCCCTCCTGGCGCTCGGCCCCCTCTCCAGCACGGCGCTCCTCCTCACGGGGGGGCTCCTGTACGGCGTCCTGATGGCGCTGCTCGGAGACAAACTGAAAACGCACTGA